From the genome of Pelobates fuscus isolate aPelFus1 chromosome 11, aPelFus1.pri, whole genome shotgun sequence:
CAGCCAAGGGGCTCCTTGGGCTGGACATAACCGAGCTGAATCCGAGGTCTGGCTAAGCTCCACCTTACGGAGACTCTACAGGCTGCACTGTCATGGTAAACGCATAGACTTTAGCACTGGGCCACGACAGGCCTCGTTATAATAATTTTATCGTTGatattgtttaaattgtttaaacTGCTCTCTATGGCACGTAAAAtaggctacacacaccacacctcCCAGCAAACAACCAGGGGACTGGACAACCGAAGGCCACACCAATAGGGTACCTAGGCTACTCGTAACAGGATTGACCGTACTCGTATAACCAGTAATCTATCCCCCAGATAGAGAGGAAAGGAACAGACACAATCGCAGTCCGCACTCACACGCTTTCCCAACCCTCAGCGTTATAGCGTATACACAATGGGGTGACACACACCACATAGGCGCACTGTTTAGCTACCCAGCTACACAACATAGGCCCAACAGTTACCGACGCAAACAACAGACCTCCGTGACGCACAGAGAACCCGCAAGTAGCTTGATCTCATGCATCACACGTAATTTTACTCTCAAACAAGACAACTCATCGACATAACTGTTAGAACAAATGTTTTAAGCGTATCTATAATCTAACTCTATTTACACTATGGCAAAACACTCTACTCAGATATATCTAGAACCTGCGTAGCCACATAAACGACAAGATAGTCACTACAGCACGATTGTTACCAGTTACAAAAAGCAgtcttgtatattttattttatttcaattgaCAAGATACCTCGTAGTATTAGCcctaataaaaactaaaatgtgcctgactaataAATGTCACAACCCGCAATGCTGTAATAATGATGTGATATATACCTTGttaccgctgttgtggcgtaatGAGGATGCGTGTTTATTTtttgtgcacatcaaaaataaagaattttaaaaaaaataaaaaaataaaaaaacatcatgtATCTCTATGATATAAGATGTATTTAATGCATATGGGACTGAATTAGGCAAAGTAATTTTTTCTTCACAGGTtcactgtacaaaaaaaaaacaattaataaatgAGTGTGATTTGGTTTTCAGCGTGCCTAACCAGTTTGTAATAGAGGGACACATGTTATAATTCTTTTGAAGCAGATGTACAATTGCTTTCAGTGTTGCCTCTTTATACAACGGTTTTACAGTAATCATAATTTACAAATGGAGTGTTAAATTGGTGTATGCTGTAGCACACAGACCCTTTGTTTGTACGTGACGACTAAAAAATACATTGAGTAATCATAATATTGGCATAAAGTAAGGAAGGCAGCACAAGATATTATTTGTCACTGTCAGATAGTATGTTACAGGATAGAACGTTACTATTGTTCCTTACtctaaataaagatataaatagcGATGAATAGCGTCTGCCCAGTCATCTCACACTGggttagaaaatatatatattttttccatcatCTTTTTCTACCCTGCGTATACTATGCCCCACTAACCCTAAATGCATCGATAGTAATTTGTACAGAAGATGGTTATTCTGGTGAGTGATTCATTCATAACTACATACTGACAGTGAAAATTTGGGACTTAGTCACTAAACAGTGACATGAGATAGGAAAACTTTAGCAGCCAAGTAACACATTTCCTTTTCTATTTTGGCCTTATTTTGTGATTTAATTCCCAACTTTGCATAACGATTAGATTAAATGTAGAGGCTCATAAAAGTAAGTAGATTATTAAATTTCAAACAAAGCTTGTAGCACTGTGCTGGTCTTTTTGTCCAGTTGGGAcatttttcatacattttctAATATATGTAATTAAAGCATTATTAAGCTGTCTAAGAGGTCAATGACCGTTTACCACAACCTGAATGATATATGTTATTTAACCATGTCTTAttgattttcttgttttttttaaaaaaataaaaataaatttatgcaGGTTTTGGAGGAGGCAAAGAGAGATGCGGATCTGCACCATGCAGCCTGTAATGTTGTTAAGAAGCCAGGGAACATTTATTACCTCTACAAACGAGAAAGTGGACAGAGATATTTCTCTATTCTTTCACCAAAGGTAAAGCATtcaatttacttttaaaaagcaGAACACTATTAAtgtctttatttttccttttttttttttttgaagaaattACTGCAACTTCTCCTATCCTTCCTATTCTATGCCACGGCGAGGGGACCATATGTTATCTGTGTCTAccctgatgctttaccagcattatggttgttagagcattgtgggaaatgtagtttagaacatctggagtgctgaagtttgcctacccctgctctgtgCCAAGTATTCTAATCAGATACTTCCAATAGTTAGCCAACTACAACATGCATAAACATTTGTTGAACAAAAATACAGCAAGTGGCTGGtaaagtttaaaggaccactctaggcacccggaccacttcagcttaatgaggtggtctgggtgccaggtccttctagggttaacccattttttcataaacatagcagtttcagagaaactgctatgtttatgaatgggttaagccttccccctatgtcctctagtggctgtctcattgacagccgctagaggcgcttgcgtgcttctcactgtgattttcacagtgagagcacgccagcgtccataggaaagcattatgaatgctttcctatgtgaccggctgaatgcgcgcgcagctcttgccgcgcgtgcgcattcagccgacggggcggagaagaggaggatcggaggaggagagcaggaggagatctctccgcccagcgctggaaaaaggtaagatttaacccctttcccctttccagagccgggcgggagggggtccctgagggtgggggcaccctcagggcactctagtgccaggaaaacgagtatgctttcctggcactagagtggtcctttaatgggcaTTGTAGTTCGCCAACAGCGGAAGTTTGGTAATGTGATAATTGGATACTCCTGCTCTGCAATGTGACATAGCTAGGAGAATGACAGCTAACGTCAACAGATTAGCAATCCGTGTGATTGTACTTACTATCTCATATCGTATTACTGCTGGGTTGTATTTTGATAACTGCCACAGTAAAAGATAGTAAATTTCGTTAAACTGACCGTTCTACATGATAGTTGAAAACATTTCAGCACATGGAGATACCACCTGGACTGGAAATGCATATGAAAACAAACAGGCAGGTGCACGTTAGTATTTTCCTTATATGCAAGTGATGGTTATTTTATACACCTTGTATTAAatcatgggtgtccaaccttttggcttTCCCAGGCCACATTGAGTGAAGAGTAATTGTCTTGGGCTGCacataaaatatagaatatactataatttatttaataaaacttaAAAGCCCCTTTCTTAATTTTGAGATTTCatttgcttagtagataacttccttATTTGTTATTCTTAGGTGGTATTGTCATATTtagggataccaaattagggagttatgtatgaaacacatacatacacacaattattactggcatacacactcaaaaatcatgcaTACGCACACATTTtagtaattaagaggtccacccagcctccctaccttgctctgggaggtcTGGAGTGGATCCGGTCCCTGTTGGCCAGTGGTTGCTGCTTGTAATAGGATCACTGTGCTCgtcctgcacaggtcccttgcTTGCCCAGTGTGATGCCAATGTcggaatgatgtcatatcccaGCTGCTGGTTCAATgcagggcgcacgagggagctgtgcagaaagagcacagtaaTAGGCTCCCTCGCTGCCCGGAAGGTCACTGGACCGCATTACAAGCAGTTTAGGACCTCATGCAGCCCTGTAGGCTATACTCACCTGTATTAAATGAAAACTATCTGGTTCTCTTAGTGTTCCTTGAACACTGCCATTTAAAAGATCCTCAGTCTGAAACAAGCACTTATCTGACCAGAAATCACTTTGATTTGTCCTGCGATGACAGCTGATGTCATGGCAATGTGAATACGCTGCCAAACAAAGCAGAGTGATCTTTGGCCAAGTAAGCATGTGCTTCTGGCTCTGGTGCACATAAATTGCAGTGCTCAGGGAAGGAACACTAGGAGACCTGTCAGTGTTGATTTAAAAGGGCTCAGTTATGCAATATATTAAAACTGGGGCAGTCAACATGGATATCAATGTAACAGTCCTACAAATTGCTCCACTTTAAACATTTTGCTCTAGAATTGCCCTTTATAGCGAACTTCCTTGAATTTCTTAGTGTCATGGAGTTTGttaaatttaatttctatatattgtttttcagTACCTTTTATaatctagaacagtggttcccaaccctgtCCTCAAATACCCACTAACAGTCattgatttagggattaccctgttgtgtctaaagtgttttttttagaaaaaaaaaaagacaagagggtaatccctaaatcctggactggtagggggtacttaagTTGGAAACCCCTGATCTAGAACATTGGGCATTTAACCTGATTTTATCTTGAGGCTAGCAAGAGTTTTTCCTGCTGAAAGCCAGCGTGTCAaaggttgttttgttgttttcttcCTTTAATACTACAATTTACCTTCTGTGTTCTTCTAAATGTAGGAGTGGGGATCCAGCTGTCCGCATGAATTCCTTGCTGCCTACAAGCTCCAGCATGACATGTCCTGGACACCTTATGAGAACATCGAGAAGAGAGATGCCGAAATTAATATTATTGATAAACTGCTGAATGAGCAAATTGCACTTCCATCATGCGTAGAGCCCAACTTCAGAGGACTGACAAATTAAAGCTGGACTTGGCCTTTCTAGCTTATGGAATCCACCCACATAAAAGAAGAACTTCTGATGTCTAAGACcttgaaaaccccccaaaaaaatcagaAGTCCATTTCGATTTTACTGTTAAAATTTTCTACAGGCCCCTATCATTCTGTAATGGAATGTTTAAGTGCAATATGATGACAGTGTTTtaagtaaaagaaaatatatatccaTTCCTTTCATTTTAAATTTCAGTAAACGTATGAGGGCACTCACTGTAATCCAATTGCTTTTCCAAATGGAATGTTGTAATGCCTGTAATACCTTGGTGCTGTTGCCACTCTGGAACCAATATATAACCAAATATTTCAGCGAAGAAAAGTGGGCACTCGCAGGACTTGTTTAGTGAAAATAAAATTAGTAAATTTATTAGTGTAACATCAACGTTTTCGATCTGTTCTTGACCCTCTCAAGACCAAGATtttgtgtgttctctctctctctctctccctccctctctccctccctccctccctccctctctccctccctctctccctccctctctccctccctctctccctccctctctccctctctccctccctctctccctccctctctccccctctctctccctctctctctctctccccctctctctccctctccccctcaggGATCTTCCCTTTACCCTAATCCAATGTATAGAAATTGGAGGAGAGCAATATACTAGGCAAAAGATACATAGAGCCCTGGCCCATCACACTAGGCTCTGATATTGTCTTCGGTTGAAAACAGAGTGACGTGGGAATTATAATATGGTTCCAAGGCATGAACAATCCTTTTCCAGTAATGGGCCTGGGGGATCCCAATACCTCGGGGCTAAGTGTGACCCAAACTAATCTCCtggttactaaaaaaaaacacaaccataGGAATAaaacttggagagttttgtgaaCATTGCAAGAGAGGGAAATACTAATTGATGGACAGTTGAAGGTGAGCTGAAGTGGATATGGTTCCAGGAGGCACCTGCTGCCATCCCATAGTAAGCGGTTTGACACGTGACACCCTCAGCCCTTTCGGTATACACTGACAAAAGCAAAAGCGAGGTTCATTAGCATAccaaaaatgaacatttttcatTGACTGAGGAGTGTGAGCTAAAACATCtacattttgtatgtgttttcTGCAAAATGTATTTACTTCACTGCCTTTGGTGTTTTAGGAATATCAGTGGTTACTGCAGTTTGTTTGAAGATCTCAAGGGGAACAAGCTCTTGGTTCTTTACCCAGTAGCTTCATTGACTGATACAATTTGATTTGTGAAATCAGGTTACATcaattttaaatacacattaacATAGTGACAGAGTATCGTATACTCAAGTAAAATCACTAACTCTAGCAAACGTCACAGAGCCATCTTCCCATAATAT
Proteins encoded in this window:
- the C11H1orf50 gene encoding uncharacterized protein C1orf50 homolog produces the protein MANTTKGQVTTVSLVESNANPSGVQIVSTYHTNRIGDPSNLVELAQQVQKADDFIRANACNRLTVIAEQIRILQEQAKRVLEEAKRDADLHHAACNVVKKPGNIYYLYKRESGQRYFSILSPKEWGSSCPHEFLAAYKLQHDMSWTPYENIEKRDAEINIIDKLLNEQIALPSCVEPNFRGLTN